CGCCGCTTGCACGGTAGTTGTTTGTTGCAACGATGAATTCCTGATCATCTTTAATAGGAGTTCCGTCCATCATCGTAAAGTTAATAATACGGTGAGCATTGTCATTTTCAACTGTTCCTTTTTCCCAGTTGTATCTTCTAGGCTGTGTTACATCAATTTGATATTTAATTCCATCAATAACATCATAGTTGTATGGACGGAAATCGTAATCAAGTAATTCTTGGCTGCCATTATTCGGGTCAATCTTTTTGAATTGTGATGCAGACATTTCCAGCCATTCTCTTACCTGTTTTCCAGTTAATTTAACAGCTTTGAATGTATTGTTAAATAAATACAGATCATTGGCACTCTTAATAGAAAGTTCACCTTTAGGAATATTCGTAAAGTCACCTACACCGCCGCGGCCGCCTTTAAATGGAGCTGCTGCAGAAATAATCGGAAGATCCTTGAGTTCGTTAAGACCATTTACTGGGTTATTAATCCACTTTTTCGCATATTCAATCTGCGCGTTGTTAACGATTTGAACAGATGGATCATCCATTACACGTGAGAAATAGCTGTGCATTGGAATTGTTGTTTCACCTATTTTTCCACGTACATATTCAATCGTACCTTGGTGTTCCTTTTCTACTGCCTTAACGATTTCTTCATCTCGACCAGTTGTAGCATCAACAGGACGGTTTACGGACTTAGAATTAGCCTTATCCACTATCCATTTACCGTTGGTATCTTGTACAAGTGCAAGGTCAAGTACTCCTAGGTTATTTCCCCAATAACCAGCTTCAACTGCCTGCGTGCCGTTGATTTTTCCATTCACATTATCAATGTTTTCATTACCATTGAATGATTTGTCACCAGGGAAATTTAAGTGTGCATGTCCAAAAAGCATCGCGTCGATGCCAGGGACTTTAGTTAAATCAAAAACAGCATTTTCAGCTAACTCTTGACCTTCTGCAACAATGTCACAGCCTGAGTGTGCAATCGCTACGATTACGTCAGCGCCTGCCTGTTTCATTTCAGGGATAAATTTATTTGCTTCTTTTACAATATCCTTCGCAATAACTTTTCCGGTTAGATTATCTTTATCCCACTGCATAATTTGCGGTGGTGCAAAACCAATTACCCCAACCTTAATAACATGCTCTTTCCCAGCATTATCCTTAATCGTTTTGTCAACAATTTTATAAGGAGTGAAATAGTTTTTGTCGTTATCCGGATTTCCGTCTTTATCATCATAATAAATGTTAGCATTTACAATCGGGAACTGTGCTTCTTGCATAACATCATTTAAATAATCTAAACCATAGTTAAATTCATGGTTACCAACGATACCTGCATCATATTTTAAATAGTTCATTGCCTTAAATATTGGATGAGTATCATTTGGACCTAATTTGTGTTCTCCTCTAGCAACATAATCTGCAAGAGGGTTACCTTGAATTAAATCCCCTGCATCAAAAAGCATCGAGTTACTAACTTCTGATCTAGCCTTTTGAATTAAGGTAGCTGTTTTTGCCAGCCCGAAATTAATGTTCTTATCTGTATCCTGGTAATAGTCATATGGCATTACATTGGAATGCAGATCCGTAGTTTCTAAGATACGCAATGTTGCAGTATTGGCAGCAGTACCTTCCGCTTTTGCTGCGCTTGGGAAAATGTTTAACGGAATTGTTGTAAGCGCTAACACTGCAGCCAGAGAACTATTAAGCATTTTTCTCTTTAAGCTTCTATTAATCTTTCTCTTCACACCTTTACCACCCTTCGACAAATTTTTATGTATTGCATGACTATTTTACTAATATTTACTAAAGATTAATAGTCTTTTTTGTAAAATATATAGAATTTTGTCGAAAGGTTAATTATATCATCTCGTTTTCATTAGAATCATAGAGAAAATAGAAACCAGTAGGCATTAAAAGATTGATTTATAGTAATAATCAGAATTTACTTCATTAAAAAGAAAGTGGAATCTGTGACTCCACTCCTCCATATTCTTCAAATGAAAGCTCTATTCAATTATCTTTTAGTAAGCCCCTTCATCCCCTCACTAAATGTCCATTTATTGTTTAATACATAATTAATAACCAACCCGATACCAGTCGAAATAAGTTGGGCTACAGATGTATGACAATTAAAATATTGAACCATTCCATAAAGTAACAATGTATTAATTCCTAAGGTAATTAAATTAACAATAATGAATTTAATGATTAACGAAGAGGCTTTTGCTTTTGCTTTTGCTTTTGCTTGGAATACCCAATTTTTATTCCAAATAAAGCTATTGATCATACCGATTATATAGGCGGTAATATTTGCGGTAAGATAATTCACACTAAAATATAAAAACAGCGAGAAACTCCCTATTGTAATAAGTGTATTTAACATCCCAACGGCACCAAATTTAAGGAATTTTGTCATTCTCGTACCTCTCTACGCATAATCAACTCGAGTAATCTCGTTCGTTATTGAAAAGAGTATCACAAATAATGCCAGAAGGGAAAAAGTTGCTCCTTAGAAAGATATTTTTTTAGAGGTTAGATCTCTTCATAAAAAAAGAAAGCCTGTTAAAAGGCTTTCTCCTCATATTGATTATCGACTTTTAATATTTACAGGTCGTATCCCCTTTATTAACTTCAACAAAGGTTTATAGTCATCACGGATTAATCCTATCTTTTCAACGATAATTTCAATACCAATTAATAGAGTTAAGATCACAATCATGGAGCCCCAAACAGTTGCTTGTGAGAAAATGAATGCTACAAGACCAAATACGGAACTCATTGCATAAATAAGAAGAACGGTTTGTCGATGTGTAAATCCGGCTTTTAATAAGCAATGATGTAAATGTGATTTGTCTGGTGCTGATAATGGCTGCTTATTAACCAATCTTCGAATAATCGCAAAGAATGTATCTGATATTGGCACTCCGAGAATAATAATTGGGATGACGAGCGAAATAAATGTGACGCTTTTATACCCTAATAGTGATAAAACGCCGATCATAAATCCAAGGAATAAGGCTCCCGTATCACCCATAAAAATCTTTGCAGGATGAAAATTGTAGAAAAGAAAACCTACTGTGCTTATGGCAACGATTAATGCCATTACAGTTACATAAACATTTCCCGTTACAACGGACATTCCAGCAATTGAGAACAAGGCAATGGAAGAAACCCCGCCAGCTAACCCATCTAGACCATCAATCAAATTAATGGCATTTGTAATACCGATAATCCAAATCATCGTTAACGGAATGCTTAAATAACCAAAATCAACTTGGCCGCCAAATGGAAGTTTAATAAATTCAACTCTCAAATCGCCGACAATTACGACAACTGCCGCAGCTGCAATTTGACCGAGTAATTTCCATTTTGGCGAAATTTCCTTCACATCGTCCACCATACCCGTTAGAATGATGATAATGGCACCAAATACAATAGGGAGATGATATTCTCCATCCGGTTTAATGATCAGTATTCCAATAATAAAACTTAAAAATATAGCTAAACCGCCTAATCTAGGCATTATTTTCACATGTACTTTTCGATGATTTGGCTTATCTGTCGCTCCTATAAGAAAAGCTAACTTTTTTACTAAAGGGGTGAGGACTATTGCCGCAAAAAAGCAAATAACTAGAGTAATATAAAACATACAGGCCCTCCATAATAACATATCCTACTTCGTATAAGTGGATAATTTCTCTAATTAAAATTTATATCAAAAAATGAATCTTTTTGTCAAATAGCATTCTAAAGCATTATAGCATAGAACTATTTAGAAATAAACATCCTTTTATTCATCCGTCCCTCAGGCAATTTTATTTCTAAAGTTTCAGTTTCCTAGAAATAAAGATTCATATGAAAACCAACCAACTATTAGCTTATCATACCAACACGTAATATGCCACAATAAACCTACTTCCATATGAGGGATAGCAATTTTGGGAAGGAAATTCAAATTCTCTGTCAACATTAATAAGACGTTTCGTTTAATGGAAAGTTTCACTTATTCACATAAATTCTAAAAGATTCGTTATTGTAACCTGGGCACTCCATCCTTATCAAAATGTCCCTGTTTGTTTAAACAGAGGCATTTTGATATCTGCTGCAACTTGATTATGGACGTCTGAAGCGTTTTTTTAATTTTTCAAATGCAACCATAACAATATTATCTTTTGTTATGATCAATATCACAATATATAGAAACATATTCACTGATACTACAACAATAAATATTGGAATGGGTCCTGAAACAACATGTCTTAATCCATAGGTGATTGGAATAAACACTAATGAATACAACAAATATTTCCACTTACTAAAATCAAACAAGTAATAATTCACTTTTAAAAAACGGCGAATATAGCCATATTCTATTAAAATAAAGAGTAAATTAGCTATTGCTGTTGTCAAAATGGCATTTCTCGGTGTAAACATATTGAATTTTATCAAAACGATTTTTAACAATAAATTAATAAAACCACAAAGGAAAGATAATCGAACGAGAATATGCTCTTTCTTTTTCACATACATAATCTGATTCGCTAGGATGGAATCAATCCCAAGAATCACCATATAAAAAGCAAATACATTTAAAACTGGTGCAGCTTCAATATAACTATTCCCTGCATAAATAAGCAGACCAATATCTGCAATAAGATACAATCCAACTGCAGCAGGAAAGAGGAAGGCAAAATACACCTTGGAAATATTATTCAGGAGGGTATTATACGATTGTTCATCATCCGATCCCAACATATATGAGAGTCTAGGTATCGTTACCTGAATCACGCTTAATAAAAGAGTGCTTATTATCCCCATAATCTGTTGGGGTATAACATAGAATGATACGGCTTTCGGATTTTTGAACTCTAACAGCATGATCCGGTCCAGCAAAGTATATAACACATTCGCATTTGCAAAAATGACAACAAGGAACATGGGCTTCAAGTGTGGCTTAATCTTGATATTCCTAAAATCAAACTTTATCTTCCGTTTAATATAGACAAAGCTGATGATATTATTTAGGAAAGCTGTCACCACCAAGAGTATTGCATATTCTTTATAGTCATCTGCAGTATGAATAAAAACAAAAATTAAGATGACGTAAATACTTCTTACGATAATCGTTTTAATCGTAATAAAGTCGTAGTTTTCCATCGCTTCATTTACCCATTCAACGAGGAAAATATTGACGATTAAATTTAAGCCAAAAATCATTAGGAGTGGAAAAATGATTTCTCCTTCATACTTAAAATAACTAAAGCCTAAATAGATTAGGATGGTGATGACTCCTGTAACCGTACTAATCGTAAATAGACTAGTAAACAGCTGACTAACCTTTTGTTTATCATCCTTTATCCTGCTCATCTCGCGAAGACCGTATTGGTATACACCAAAGCTTGCGAAGATGAGAAAATAGCTATAAATGGATTCTGTCCCTTGGACCAGACCGAGAGATTTCGGCCCTAATGCCCTATTTACATACGTCCCAACTAAGAGTGGCAAAACTAAATTAAAGATATTTAACAATACCTTATAAAAAATATTTTTATACAATGATTTTTGCATACCATAACCCTTCTGGCTTCTGATAGGATCTTAAATTTTAAACAAGACCGCCCTTGTATTATCACGATAAGGTAAAATATCTCTGTCTTTCCTATTATTCCATTCCCATTTCTCATTTTTGACCAAATATGTCGAACCATAATAATTCTGTAAATATTGATGGTAATTTTCAGGAACAGGGAATTGCTCACCTAATAACTCCATCAAGGTTAACCCGGTAAATGGTGCTGTAACTCTTTCCACTTTTAATCTTGTTACAATGGTAGAATCATCACGGTTTTCATAAACCCGATCTTCTCCCTCCTCAGATGAATAACAAATAATCTTTTCTTTGTCTTCACCAGGATAATAATAAAACACATCTAGATTCACACCATTATAAATATAAGTTTCCTCAACTATTTTACCGTCCATCCAAAATTCACGAGATTTAATAAATCCTCGTTTTTTCATCGATTTTTCTAATTTCTTAGCATCCTCATTTCCGGTAAAGAAGGTTCCTACATCTATATCTGCATCATGTCCAATGAATCCTCTTTCACGGATTGCACC
The DNA window shown above is from Neobacillus sp. WH10 and carries:
- a CDS encoding GtrA family protein, with translation MTKFLKFGAVGMLNTLITIGSFSLFLYFSVNYLTANITAYIIGMINSFIWNKNWVFQAKAKAKAKASSLIIKFIIVNLITLGINTLLLYGMVQYFNCHTSVAQLISTGIGLVINYVLNNKWTFSEGMKGLTKR
- a CDS encoding MraY family glycosyltransferase, with product MFYITLVICFFAAIVLTPLVKKLAFLIGATDKPNHRKVHVKIMPRLGGLAIFLSFIIGILIIKPDGEYHLPIVFGAIIIILTGMVDDVKEISPKWKLLGQIAAAAVVVIVGDLRVEFIKLPFGGQVDFGYLSIPLTMIWIIGITNAINLIDGLDGLAGGVSSIALFSIAGMSVVTGNVYVTVMALIVAISTVGFLFYNFHPAKIFMGDTGALFLGFMIGVLSLLGYKSVTFISLVIPIIILGVPISDTFFAIIRRLVNKQPLSAPDKSHLHHCLLKAGFTHRQTVLLIYAMSSVFGLVAFIFSQATVWGSMIVILTLLIGIEIIVEKIGLIRDDYKPLLKLIKGIRPVNIKSR
- a CDS encoding oligosaccharide flippase family protein; translated protein: MQKSLYKNIFYKVLLNIFNLVLPLLVGTYVNRALGPKSLGLVQGTESIYSYFLIFASFGVYQYGLREMSRIKDDKQKVSQLFTSLFTISTVTGVITILIYLGFSYFKYEGEIIFPLLMIFGLNLIVNIFLVEWVNEAMENYDFITIKTIIVRSIYVILIFVFIHTADDYKEYAILLVVTAFLNNIISFVYIKRKIKFDFRNIKIKPHLKPMFLVVIFANANVLYTLLDRIMLLEFKNPKAVSFYVIPQQIMGIISTLLLSVIQVTIPRLSYMLGSDDEQSYNTLLNNISKVYFAFLFPAAVGLYLIADIGLLIYAGNSYIEAAPVLNVFAFYMVILGIDSILANQIMYVKKKEHILVRLSFLCGFINLLLKIVLIKFNMFTPRNAILTTAIANLLFILIEYGYIRRFLKVNYYLFDFSKWKYLLYSLVFIPITYGLRHVVSGPIPIFIVVVSVNMFLYIVILIITKDNIVMVAFEKLKKRFRRP